In Calothrix sp. PCC 7507, one DNA window encodes the following:
- the rppA gene encoding two-component system response regulator RppA, with protein sequence MKILLVDDEIELTDPLSRVLNREGYSVDAAYEGTSGSHLAQLGSYDLLILDWMLPGKTGLEICQEVRRQGKTTPVLFLTAKDTLDDRVQGLDAGADDYLIKPFELRELLARVRALLRRSGVESYTNSTGHLTVADLELDGENQIAYRQGRVIELSQKESQLLQYFMEHTGQLLTHAQIMQYLWSDEEQPSSNVIAALIRLLRRKIEVGKESALIHTVYGKGYRFGCAFVESV encoded by the coding sequence ATGAAAATTTTATTAGTTGATGACGAAATTGAATTAACTGATCCCTTAAGTCGCGTGTTAAACCGTGAAGGTTATAGCGTTGATGCGGCTTACGAAGGAACTAGTGGTAGTCATTTGGCACAATTAGGCAGTTATGATTTATTAATTTTAGATTGGATGCTACCAGGAAAAACCGGGTTGGAGATTTGTCAAGAAGTTCGCCGCCAAGGTAAAACTACTCCCGTGCTGTTTCTCACTGCTAAAGATACTCTAGATGACCGAGTTCAAGGTTTAGATGCTGGTGCGGATGATTATTTAATAAAACCTTTTGAACTGAGGGAGTTATTAGCAAGAGTCCGCGCCTTGTTGCGTCGTTCTGGCGTTGAATCTTACACTAATTCTACAGGACACCTGACTGTAGCTGATTTGGAACTTGATGGTGAAAACCAAATAGCCTATCGTCAAGGGCGAGTAATTGAACTCTCGCAAAAAGAAAGCCAGTTGCTGCAATACTTTATGGAACATACTGGACAACTGCTGACTCATGCCCAGATTATGCAATATCTGTGGTCTGATGAGGAACAACCGAGTAGTAATGTGATTGCAGCTTTAATTCGCTTGCTGCGACGTAAGATTGAGGTAGGTAAAGAATCCGCACTGATTCACACTGTTTATGGTAAGGGATATCGCTTTGGTTGTGCCTTTGTGGAATCAGTTTAG
- the hisG gene encoding ATP phosphoribosyltransferase, producing MLTVALPKGELLKNSIRLLQSVGLDFSAFLDATNRQLQITDASGQAKGLLVRGQDVPVYVEYGQAQLGIIGYDVLREKQPQVAQLVDLHFGGCRMSVAVKAASTYKSPLDLPPNGRVASKYVNCAREYFQNLDLQVEIVPLYGSVELGPITGMSEAIVDLVSTGRTLQENGLVEIDVLYHSTARLIAHPLSYRLNTGNLHRLVEDVRSHILSSAGNR from the coding sequence ATGTTGACTGTTGCATTGCCAAAAGGGGAACTACTCAAAAATAGCATCCGTTTGCTGCAATCTGTAGGACTAGATTTTAGTGCTTTTTTAGATGCAACGAATCGCCAACTGCAAATTACTGATGCTAGCGGACAGGCGAAAGGGTTGCTGGTAAGGGGTCAGGATGTGCCTGTTTATGTAGAATATGGTCAGGCACAACTGGGTATTATTGGTTATGATGTGCTGCGGGAAAAACAACCGCAAGTCGCCCAGTTAGTTGATTTACATTTTGGCGGTTGTCGCATGTCTGTGGCGGTAAAAGCTGCCAGTACTTACAAATCACCTCTGGATTTACCGCCTAATGGCAGGGTTGCTTCTAAGTATGTCAATTGTGCCCGTGAATATTTCCAAAATCTAGATTTACAGGTGGAAATAGTGCCGTTGTATGGTTCGGTGGAACTAGGCCCAATTACAGGGATGTCGGAAGCGATCGTTGATTTAGTTTCCACTGGGCGGACATTGCAAGAAAATGGTTTGGTTGAGATTGATGTTTTGTATCACAGCACGGCGCGATTAATTGCCCATCCGTTGAGTTATCGCCTGAATACAGGTAATTTGCATAGATTGGTAGAGGATGTGCGATCGCATATTTTATCTTCAGCAGGCAATAGATAA
- a CDS encoding alanine--glyoxylate aminotransferase family protein yields MTQTLSINNSQLLKLTPLEVPSRLLLGPGPSNAHPAVLQAMNTSPVGHLDPAFLALMDEIQSLLRYVWQTENPLTIAVSGTGSAAMEATIANITEPGDVVLIGVAGYFGNRLVDMAGRYGADVRTITKPWGQVFNLDELRTAIATHRPTILALVHAETSTGARQPLEGVGELCREFGTLLLVDTVTSLGGVPIFLDNWGVDLAYSCSQKGLGCPPGASPFTISPRAIEKLQQRRTKVANWYLDMTLLGKYWGAERIYHHTAPINLYYALREALRLVAEEGLATCWQRHQKNVEYLWQGLEDMGLALHVEKEFRLPTLTTVCIPEGVDGKAIARQLLNEHNIEIGGGLGELAGKVWRVGLMGFNSRKESVDELLAALQQVL; encoded by the coding sequence ATGACGCAAACTCTCTCAATTAACAATAGTCAGTTATTAAAACTTACACCTTTAGAAGTACCATCTCGTTTATTATTGGGACCGGGGCCTTCCAATGCCCATCCCGCAGTGCTGCAAGCAATGAATACCTCGCCAGTTGGACATCTAGATCCGGCTTTTCTGGCACTCATGGATGAGATTCAATCCCTGTTGCGCTATGTATGGCAAACAGAAAACCCCCTAACCATTGCAGTCAGCGGTACGGGAAGCGCCGCTATGGAAGCCACAATTGCTAATATCACAGAACCTGGTGATGTGGTTCTCATTGGTGTAGCGGGATATTTTGGCAATCGCCTCGTTGATATGGCTGGGCGCTATGGTGCTGATGTGAGAACTATTACCAAACCTTGGGGACAAGTCTTCAACCTGGATGAACTCCGTACTGCGATCGCCACTCATCGTCCCACAATTTTGGCTTTAGTTCATGCTGAAACCTCTACAGGCGCACGTCAACCTTTAGAAGGAGTTGGTGAGCTATGCCGGGAATTTGGGACTCTGTTGCTAGTGGATACAGTTACAAGTTTGGGCGGTGTCCCCATCTTCTTAGACAACTGGGGAGTAGATTTAGCTTATAGCTGTAGCCAAAAAGGTCTGGGTTGCCCACCTGGGGCTTCACCTTTCACAATTAGCCCCCGCGCCATTGAAAAACTGCAGCAGCGCCGCACGAAGGTGGCTAACTGGTATTTAGATATGACCTTGTTGGGTAAGTATTGGGGTGCAGAACGCATCTATCATCATACAGCACCCATTAACCTTTATTATGCCCTGCGGGAAGCATTGCGTTTAGTGGCAGAGGAGGGATTAGCAACCTGTTGGCAACGTCATCAAAAGAATGTTGAGTACCTCTGGCAAGGCTTGGAAGACATGGGGTTAGCTCTGCATGTTGAGAAAGAGTTCCGCCTACCAACGCTTACCACAGTCTGTATTCCTGAAGGAGTAGATGGCAAAGCGATCGCTCGACAGCTACTCAATGAACATAATATTGAGATTGGCGGTGGTCTGGGAGAACTTGCTGGTAAGGTGTGGCGCGTAGGGCTGATGGGCTTTAATAGCCGTAAAGAAAGTGTGGATGAACTCCTAGCGGCGCTGCAGCAGGTTTTATAA